In Zingiber officinale cultivar Zhangliang chromosome 9B, Zo_v1.1, whole genome shotgun sequence, the genomic window tttaattttttaataaatataaatataaagataaatattcgataccaataaatataaaaaatataaaattcaatcCGAATCCGCCCTCCCTACTACCGCCAATCCGGATTCGGAAAGACATTTCCCTCGCCCCTGCCATAGGACCCCACCCTCGAAATGAAATTGATCGATCGAAGCCACGCCATCTCCGTTCGCTTCACTTGCGATTCGCGCGCCCACGAATCTCGATGCGGCTACGCGGTCGCGGCCGTGTCGCAATCGCGTTCCGTCCGCGTCCGCGTGGAGCTCCGCTTTCGCACTAACTATCCGCGGTTCCATTGACGGTTTCTCGTTTAAAAGAGTGACCGGAATGATCCACGATAGCAATTTTCCGATTCTCTTCTCTCTTTTTGTTCTGCCctgtttttttatttgtttttaccATTTAAAATCGAAAAGGACACTTTCGGCATGGCGTGCGCAGCATAAAGGACCTTCCCCTCTCATCGTCTCCCCCTCAGGGCTCGGTCCCTTCGATCCGCTCGACAATGCCTGCGCAGGACCGCCGGGACTTCCCCTGCGCCGCCTCCGTCCGCTTTCCCTCCCTCCCCAACCTCCGCCGCGATCAGGTTCACGCGATCGACGACCACATGGACCAACACGCCCTTCTGCTCCGCCTCCACGGCTGCGTGGCCGAGTACTTGCGAGACCTCTCCGTGGCAGACGCGGACGGATTCCTTTCGCTCTCCTGGGTCTGCAAGCTCCTTCACGGGTTCCTCATTTGCCACGAGGAGTTCCGCGCCGTCCTCCTCGATCGCGTGCCGCTCGTTGTCCGCCCGCCCCTCGATCGCTTCATCGCCGACTTCTCCGACCGCGCCGTCAAGGCCCTCGACATCTGCAACGCCGCCCGAGACGGCATAGACCACCTGCGGCGTTGCCGTGCCCACGTCGAGATCGTGGTCGCCGCGCTCAGCCCTGCCTCCTCCTCCCGGCAGAGACTCGGCGAGGGACAGGTTCGGCGCGCCCGAAAGGCGCTTGGTGAACTCGAGGTCATGCTCGACGACAAGGACTGTGGTCACTCCTACCGAAACCGCTCCTTCGGCTATAGTGCCGGCGCCGGCTCGTTCTTTTCATCCAGTAGCAACCGCCGCATCTTGCAGTTGCGCTCGATTTCCTCTTCCGCGTCTCGTTCCTGGTCGGCATCGAGGCAACTGCAGGCAATGGGGAGCAATGTGGTCGCACCTCGCGATCACGAGATCGACAGCACCGCCGGGCTCGCGGTGCCCATATACACGATGAGCGCGGTGCTTCTGTTCGCGATGCGCTCTCTTGTGGCCGCGTTACGCTGCCAGGACCGCGGCGCCCTCCAGGCCCAAATTTTCATCCCTCGGGGCTTCCCTTGGGCGGCGCCCATCATGTCTCTTCACCAACGGGTCGCGGAGGAGTCGAAGAAGAAGGAGCACCGCAGGAACTCGACCGGGCTTCTGAAAGAGCTTCGACAAATCCATAGCTGCACACACAATCTGATTTCCACAATCGACAACATCCAGTTTCCAATgtcggaggaggaggagaaagagCTGAGGCAAGGAGCACTGGAGCTGTCTCGAGTATGCGAGGTCTTGAAGCAAGGACTCGACACATTGGAGCGCCAGATCATGGAGATATTCCTTCGGATTGGGCGTAGTCGCACCGAGGCTCTCGATCTGTCGTCCCGTAGTTTGCGATGAGGCCGTGCTTTGTTTTGACAGCGAACGGAAACCAATGGCTGAAGACTCAGGCCAATTGGTTCTTCAATTCATCGGACGGCACCAGCTGCAGGTAGCACTTCCGTATTCACCGTGGTGTTTTCACAGACATTTCTTCATGTCTGGTGAAATCCTTTTTGTATGCCTTCACAGAATAAACTTTCTGTTCTGTTTCtactttataaaaaaatatgCCGTCGCAATACGGTTCTATGCCTAAAATCTCGGTTTTGGATAGCACTATAGAGGTGCCATCATTTGGCAAATCTGCTGATCGGCTACGTTCTTCACAGGATTGAGATTATCTGCTCTGAGGGAAAGCAGCATCCTCTTTCATCAAGACGCCTGCACGACAAACTTCGGCAATGGAATAGGCTCAAAGTACCCTAGTGAAATAACTCCTAGAAGTTGATTAGGGTATAGTACCTGGTTGTGCTCTTGTGGCGGCTGCCGAGAAGAGGGGCAAGCTGGCGAGAGAGAGTACGAGTCATGAAGAATAAAAGGGCCCCCCAAGTGGCACCACATGATTGGTGAACGGAGGGGTTTTGTAGCTCATCCCGAAAGGGGGCGAGGAAGAGACGGTTGACAGTAAGAAATCCGTACGGAATACAAGATTTACAATGTCCTGCGCTTGAAAAAGAAATCGGAGAAAGAGTTGTTGgcgaataaatagaaaatttcttCCAAATTGCGCACGCATCCTTTGCACAAATTGCCTTGGAAGCCTTTTATAGCGCTAATTAGAGGAGAAGATGAAAAGCAAGACATCTTCTTAACTCCATCAATTTTTACTCATCTAAGTTAATGCATAAAAATTATTTAGTTATAAAGAtaatatgagaacatccaattcaaaaaaaaatttattaaaaaaaataagtttttgcgataatttattttttttaaaaggaaatcATTGTAAGAAAAATTTACTATGAAATCTGCGACCAAAATTTTTCGTCGTAGAAAAGTCGGAGAACAAATTCTTTGTCCTCAATTTTCTCTATCTCCGTGTTTCCTTGTCGATCGGACGtatcagattacatctcaaggatgtcttacacatcacgaggatactgcacacatcttaaagatgtcatgatgccttaagatgtaatctggtccgtccgatcggcaggggacacggggacagagaaatttggggacagaaGATTTGATCTGAAAAAGTCGTCCCTAAATTTGATTAGTCACAAATTTTAGGATGAATTTTATTTTCGTTACACAATTAGttagaaatattataaaatttaaaaatgcagaTATGGAATGAATTTTTTTTGGCAGATTATccaacaaaattttaaatttattgttgatttttataacaaaaataagaatTCTATCgcaaattttatgattttattttcgtcacaaaattagttgaaaatttacaaacaaaaattagttgaaaatttaCAAACATAGATCTAcgaagaatttttttttcgtCTAAAAATTTTCCAACGAATTTTTAAATTCATTGTTGATTTTTATAATGAATTAAGAAATTCGTCGCTGAATTTTATGACGAATTACTAAATTCGTTGCTGAAATATAATACGAATCCCGAAAATTTACGTAGATTTCTGCGATAAATTTATGGATTTGTAGCAGAAGTCTGTGACGAAATTAGAAATTCGTCGCAAAAATTTGCGATGAATTTCTAAATTCATCGCAGATTTCATCGCAGTTTTTTCGATATATTATGATAGATTTGCGACGAGAAATTTTCATGACAAAATTCATcgcaaaatgtaaaaaaaaaaaattctagaaataacTATTTTCTGCATTTAATCTGGTTAATGCAAAAATATCTATCAAATTGTACATCAAATCCATACATTTCCTATCCAACACATcatatttaacaaaataaaactaTACATTAAATCAAATCACAATTCATACATTAAATCCAAACATCACAGAAGATCTAATATCCATATAATTCAAACATCacaagaaattttaaataatcaatacATCAACAAATATCTAACATCCTAACATCATCAAATAATCTTCTCCATCTTCCATTATGCCTTTTTTTCTtgtatcaaaataaaaaatacaaacaatatcatttattATAAGAAAGAAATTACTACATGATCTTGTCCAGAATCTGAGTTAGACGAACACTGGTTGAGATGGTGCTGGTATTGACGGAGAGATGACTTTGGCACACCTAGCGTATGTGCACTGAAATAACGGACCTTCACGTGGAACTCAGGGACAATGGTGACAAAACTGGTGGCACTcaggctctgcgcacactcagacaagcacacagaaCATTAGAGACCataaatcagggaaaaagtccccggcgcAATCCCTCCAACACTTAAGTTAGGTATTTTTTCCCCAGAAGAgtagtgtacgaaggaaaaaagaactgtaga contains:
- the LOC122024969 gene encoding protein ROH1-like — protein: MPAQDRRDFPCAASVRFPSLPNLRRDQVHAIDDHMDQHALLLRLHGCVAEYLRDLSVADADGFLSLSWVCKLLHGFLICHEEFRAVLLDRVPLVVRPPLDRFIADFSDRAVKALDICNAARDGIDHLRRCRAHVEIVVAALSPASSSRQRLGEGQVRRARKALGELEVMLDDKDCGHSYRNRSFGYSAGAGSFFSSSSNRRILQLRSISSSASRSWSASRQLQAMGSNVVAPRDHEIDSTAGLAVPIYTMSAVLLFAMRSLVAALRCQDRGALQAQIFIPRGFPWAAPIMSLHQRVAEESKKKEHRRNSTGLLKELRQIHSCTHNLISTIDNIQFPMSEEEEKELRQGALELSRVCEVLKQGLDTLERQIMEIFLRIGRSRTEALDLSSRSLR